GTTGAAAGCTACCACCAGCTGCTGCAATTCGTACGGCGCGCTGGCGACGTCGAGGCTGCGGTCAAGGTGCTGGGCGGTGATCGAATGCGCCTGCTGGGCGATCAAGCGGGTAGTGCGCAAGCCACGACGCACCAGCACATATCCCAGCAAAGCCGCCAGCAGGGCGCCGCACAATGCCGCCCCGATAATCTGCTTGCGATAGCTGTCCAGCATGATCAGACTGTCGCTGACATTGTGAGCGACAATGATTTGCACCTGCTCGCCGCTGCGGTCGATCTTGCCCCACAGCGCCGTGGCGCGCACCGGCATGCCGGCGGAGGTGCGCAGGTTCTTCCTGGCTTGCAGATCCGGAATCTGATCGATGGCGCTGAGCGGCAGGGCTGGCAGGCTGCCGGCGGCGGGTTGCGTATCGAGCAGCGGCGTACCGTCCGCGCTGCGCAGTATCAATAGCAGGTCGTTGTGGCCGAGTGCGGCATCCATGAACAGGTGCGGATCGTCGCGGATCGCCTGCGCCGAACCGGCCTTGCCGACCAGGTGCCGCATCAGCTGGATCTTGCCCAGCAATTCCTGGTCGTCATGGCTCTCCAGCTGGCGCGCCAGCGAATAGTACAGATAGCTGCCGACCAGGGTGAACGTGAGCAAGGTCGCCAGCGCAAACAACAGCGCCAGGCGTACCGTCAGCGAGCGCGGCGCCGATGGTTTCAAGCGCGGTCCTCCAGCACGTAGCCCATGCCGCGCACGGTATGTATCAGGGGGCGGGCGTAGGGTTCGTCGATCTTGATGCGCAGGCGGCGGATGGCGACATCGACCACGTTGGTGTCGCTGTCGAAATTCATGTCCCAGACCTGCGAGGCAATCAGCGAGCGCGACAAAACCTCGGTCTGGCGCTTGGCCATCAGATACAGCAAGGAAAATTCCTTGGTGGTGAGGTCGATCCGTTCGCCATTGCGGGTGACGCGGCGTTTCATGACGTCGATTTCCATGTCGGCGATCTGCAGCGTGTCCGATTCGCGGATCGGACCGCGCCGCAGCAGCGTGCGGATGCGGGCCACCAGTTCGGCAAAAGCAAAGGGCTTGACCAGGTAATCGTCCGCGCCTAGTTCCAGGCCCTTGATGCGGTCGTCGACTTCGTCGCGTGCGGTTAAAAAAAGTACTGGTGTTTCATGGCTCTTGCGCAATTCGCGGATCACCTGCCAGCCGTCCATGCCGGGCAGCATGACGTCCAGCACGATCAGGTCGTAGCCTTCCGTGGTGGCGCAATGCAGGCCGTCGGCGCCGGTCTGCACCCAGTCGACCACGTAACCGGATTCGGTCAATCCTTTGCGCAGGTATTCGCCAGCTTTTGGTTCATCTTCTACCAGCAGGATACGCATGTTTCATCCTTCTGTTGTCCGGGTTGAACCCTGATTATCTTCCATAAAGCCTTGGCGGTGGATTACAAAACCGTAATCCCGCCGTCACCATCCCGTTTCCGTCTTCTTTCTACACTTTGCTTCAACGATGTGGCCCAGACAAGGGCTGGTCGTTGAAACCCTTTAATTTTTGGAGATTGATATGAACGCTAAACAACTATTTTCCATCGTCGCACTGTTGTCTGCTTCGGGTATCGCGATGGCGCAAGCCACGGTAGCTGAAAAGCCGGCGGGAGCAGTCGTCCAGAATGCAAGCGCAGACACAAAAAACCGCACGGACAAAAAACAAGTCCAGGCGGACGGCAAGCAGGTGAAGTCTTCTGCGCACGACCATAAAGATGACGGCCCGAAAAAGACAATTCACTCGGGCGCCTGAGCGGCGTATCCGATAACCAGCTTTCCAGCGTCTTGGATTGATCCGATTTACTCAGGGGGCTGGTTGATGAAGCGGATTCCATGGCGCGGCGCAAACCAGTCACGCCATGCAGTCCGAGCCATCCCGGCTTTTTTTGGAGTAGGCTATGCACAAGTTTTTCTTGCCGCTCGGTTTCGCGGTATTGGTATGCCAATCGTCATTGGCGCAGGATGCTGTGCCAGCATCGGCGCCGATAGCTGAGCCGCAGCCAGTTATCAACTACAAGCTGCCGCGCCTTGGCAGCGAAGAACTGGCGGGACCGCTGACGCTGCAGCAAGCGTTGCGGCAGGCTTTCAAGAGCAACCCCGAACTGGCAGCAGCGGCGCTGGAAGTAAAGGCGGTCGAGGCGTCGATTCTGCAAGCCGGCGCCAGACCCAACCCACAAGTCTCGGCCTTGCTGGAAGATACCCGCAAGGCGACCAGGACCAGCACCGTACAGCTGAACCAGACCTTGGAACTCGGCGGCAAGCGCGACGCCCGCATCAAGGCGGCTGAAAAGGGTCGTGACGCGGCGCAAGCCGATTATCTGACCAAGCGCGCCGATGTCCGGGGCGCTGTGGTAGGCGCTTATTTTGCTGCGCTGGAAGCGCAGGAGAACCTGCAACTGCTGCAAAATTCCTTGCAACTGGCCCAACGCGCGAGCGAAATTGCGGCCAAGCGCGTCGCTGCCGGCAAGGTAGCGCCGATCGAAGCCACCAAGGCACGTGTCGCCGAGGCGGGTGTGCGGGTGGAACTGCAGCAAGCGAACAGCAGCCTGAATATCGCGCGGCGGGCGCTGGCGGTAACCTGGGGCGATATGACGCCGGCCTTTTCTACAGTCGACGGCCATATCAATGATCTGCCAGCCTTGCCCGATCTGGCAGTCGCGCTGGAGCGCTTGCAGAATTCTCCCGCCTTTGTGAAGACTCGGGTGGAAGTCGAGCGCCGCCAGGCGCTGGTCCAGCTTGAACGCAGCCGCCGCATCCCCGATGTCACCGTCAGCATTGGCGGCAAGCGGGTAGAAGAAAACCGGCAAAACCAGATGATCTTCGGCCTGTCGGTGCCCATCCCTGTGTTCGACCGCAATCAAGGCAATCTGCAGGAAGCCTTGCAGCGTGCCGACAAGGCGCGCGATGAGCTGCGCGGCGCCCAGCTGAAGCTGGATGGCGAGCTGCGCGACGCCTATGAGCGGCTCAAGCTGGGCCGGCAACAGGTGGCCGCCTTCCAAGGCGAGATCCTGCCGGCCGCACAAAATACCTATGAGATTACAAGCAAGGGCTTTGAACTCGGCAAGTTCAGCTTCCTGGAAGTGCTGGATGCCCAGCGCGTGCTGTTCCAGGCCAAATCGCAAGCGCTGCGCGCCCTCGCCGAAACCCATCGTGCCGCCACCGAGATCGAGCGCGTGGCAGGCGCTTTCCCGTCAACCGACTCTTTGTAAACAGCCGACATGAAAATCAATTTGAGCAAAAGCAAAGCTATCGCAGCCGCGACGGCCATTCTCCTCCTGATAGCAGGCGGGCTGTATTTCAGCAGCGCCAACGAGGGGAGCCAGGAGGGCAAGGAAGAGGTACACCGCGATGCGGTTGCCCATGGCGACGGCGAACACCACGGCGAAACGGCGACCGAGAAACACGGCCATGCCAATCAGCATGAGGACGGCGAACATCATCAGAAAGCAGAGGCCGCCAGCAAGGGACCGCACGGCGGCAGAATGTTTACCGAGGATAAGCTGGCGCTGGAAGTGAGTATGGCGGAAGCGGCGGGAGAGGCGCACTTTCAAGCCTGGCTGTTCAACGGCGGCAAGGCGTTGGCGCCGGATGGCGCTACATTGACGCTACAACTGGTGCGGCCCGATGGGGAGGTCGAGAACATCAGCTTCGTGTCGAAAAACGGCTCTCTCAGCAGCAGCGTGGCGATTGCGGAGCCGCATGTGTTCGATGCCAAGTTCCTGCTGCAATATGGCGAGCAGAAGCTGCAGGCGGCATTCTCGCAGGAAGAAGGAAAGATTGAACTGAACGAAGCGCAGGTGGCGGCATCCGGCGTCAAGCTGGAAAGCGCCGGCGCTGCGCGAGTCAAGACAGCCATCACGCTGCCGGGAGAAATCCGCTTCAATGAAGACAAGACCGCGCACGTGGTGCCGCGCCTGGCGGGCGTCGTCGAGCAGGTAGCCGTCAACCTGGGGCAGCAGGTCAAGCAGGGACAGCTGCTGGCGGTGGTCGCCAGCACCGACTTGGCGGAGCAGCGCAGCGAACTGCTGGCTGCGCAGAAGCGTTTCACTTTTGCCCGGACCACCTATGAACGTGAAAAGAAGCTGTGGGAAGAAAAGATCTCGGCCGAACAGGATTACCAGCAGGCGCGCCAGGTCATGAACGAGGCGGAAATCGCGCTGCAGAATGCGCGGCAAAAATTGAATGTGCTGGGCACCGGCGCCGGCAACGGCGGCGCCTTGAACCGTTACGAAATCCGGGCGCCGTTCAGCGGCCTGGTGACCGAGAAGCACATCGCCCTGGGTGAAGCGGTCGCAGCCGATGCCAGCATTTTCACCATTTCCGACCTGAGCACCGTTTGGGCCGAGATCATCGTGCCGGCCAAGGACCTGAACCTGGTGCGGCTGGGTGAGAAAGTCCAGATCAATGCCACCGCTTTCCAGTCGAGTGCGAGCGGCAGCATTTCCTACGTCGGCGCGCTGCTGGGCGAGCAGACCCGCACCGCCAAGGCCCGCGTCACCCTGGCGAATCCGGACATGGCTTGGCGGCCGGGTTTGTTCGTCAATGTCGACGTGGTCTCCAGCGATGTCGAGGTAGCGGTGGCGGTGCCGCCGCAAGCGATACAGGCGCTGGACGGCAAGCAGGTGGTGTTTGTCCGCATCGCCGACGGCTTCATGGTGCAGCCGGTTAGCACCGGGCGTGCCGACGGCAAGCAGGTGGAGATCGTCAAGGGGCTCAAGGCAGGCGTGCGTTATGCGGCCGAAGGCAGTTTCGTTCTCAAATCGGAACTCGGCAAGAGCAGCGCCGAGCACGCACACTAAGCGCACACCAAGGACCGGATCCCATGT
The sequence above is a segment of the Collimonas sp. PA-H2 genome. Coding sequences within it:
- a CDS encoding efflux RND transporter periplasmic adaptor subunit, producing MKINLSKSKAIAAATAILLLIAGGLYFSSANEGSQEGKEEVHRDAVAHGDGEHHGETATEKHGHANQHEDGEHHQKAEAASKGPHGGRMFTEDKLALEVSMAEAAGEAHFQAWLFNGGKALAPDGATLTLQLVRPDGEVENISFVSKNGSLSSSVAIAEPHVFDAKFLLQYGEQKLQAAFSQEEGKIELNEAQVAASGVKLESAGAARVKTAITLPGEIRFNEDKTAHVVPRLAGVVEQVAVNLGQQVKQGQLLAVVASTDLAEQRSELLAAQKRFTFARTTYEREKKLWEEKISAEQDYQQARQVMNEAEIALQNARQKLNVLGTGAGNGGALNRYEIRAPFSGLVTEKHIALGEAVAADASIFTISDLSTVWAEIIVPAKDLNLVRLGEKVQINATAFQSSASGSISYVGALLGEQTRTAKARVTLANPDMAWRPGLFVNVDVVSSDVEVAVAVPPQAIQALDGKQVVFVRIADGFMVQPVSTGRADGKQVEIVKGLKAGVRYAAEGSFVLKSELGKSSAEHAH
- a CDS encoding TolC family protein, giving the protein MHKFFLPLGFAVLVCQSSLAQDAVPASAPIAEPQPVINYKLPRLGSEELAGPLTLQQALRQAFKSNPELAAAALEVKAVEASILQAGARPNPQVSALLEDTRKATRTSTVQLNQTLELGGKRDARIKAAEKGRDAAQADYLTKRADVRGAVVGAYFAALEAQENLQLLQNSLQLAQRASEIAAKRVAAGKVAPIEATKARVAEAGVRVELQQANSSLNIARRALAVTWGDMTPAFSTVDGHINDLPALPDLAVALERLQNSPAFVKTRVEVERRQALVQLERSRRIPDVTVSIGGKRVEENRQNQMIFGLSVPIPVFDRNQGNLQEALQRADKARDELRGAQLKLDGELRDAYERLKLGRQQVAAFQGEILPAAQNTYEITSKGFELGKFSFLEVLDAQRVLFQAKSQALRALAETHRAATEIERVAGAFPSTDSL
- a CDS encoding heavy metal sensor histidine kinase → MKPSAPRSLTVRLALLFALATLLTFTLVGSYLYYSLARQLESHDDQELLGKIQLMRHLVGKAGSAQAIRDDPHLFMDAALGHNDLLLILRSADGTPLLDTQPAAGSLPALPLSAIDQIPDLQARKNLRTSAGMPVRATALWGKIDRSGEQVQIIVAHNVSDSLIMLDSYRKQIIGAALCGALLAALLGYVLVRRGLRTTRLIAQQAHSITAQHLDRSLDVASAPYELQQLVVAFNGMLDRLHDSFQRLSQFSADLAHDLRTPINNLMVQTQVALAQPRNAEEYQGLLVSNVEEYERLARMLDNMLFLARADNAHVAATCEQLDCRRELQRIADYFEGVADDSGVRLSIAATGTVHADPMLLRRAIGNLVANAIRYTAAGQAILLEAQPQAHGTSIRIGNPGTQIAESAIPRLFDRFYRADPARSDSASSAGLGLAIVQSIMKLHGGRVELSRSADQLTVFTLYFPNPGA
- a CDS encoding heavy metal response regulator transcription factor gives rise to the protein MRILLVEDEPKAGEYLRKGLTESGYVVDWVQTGADGLHCATTEGYDLIVLDVMLPGMDGWQVIRELRKSHETPVLFLTARDEVDDRIKGLELGADDYLVKPFAFAELVARIRTLLRRGPIRESDTLQIADMEIDVMKRRVTRNGERIDLTTKEFSLLYLMAKRQTEVLSRSLIASQVWDMNFDSDTNVVDVAIRRLRIKIDEPYARPLIHTVRGMGYVLEDRA